The Streptomyces sp. CC0208 genome window below encodes:
- a CDS encoding metallophosphoesterase family protein has product MPLFERVAVLSDIHGVLPALEAVLAEPEVAAADRIVLTGDITAGPQPAEVLALLRAQGERVLWVSGNADRELVEYRRGERSQIPDPIAPYAAGRLTDEDVEFLAALPATRTLTVRGLGEVLFCHATPRDDEEVVLVDSRPARWTEVLGGVPDTVRTVVCGHTHMPYVRLAHGRLVVNPGSVGMPYGRPGAHWCLLGPGTDLRVTPYDIPGAVERLAAECDWPGIAEWADYYLNARATDTEALETFGVRDGRAGS; this is encoded by the coding sequence ATGCCCCTCTTCGAACGCGTCGCCGTCCTCTCCGACATCCACGGTGTCCTGCCCGCCCTGGAAGCCGTCCTCGCCGAGCCCGAAGTGGCCGCCGCCGACCGGATAGTGCTGACCGGGGACATCACCGCGGGGCCCCAACCGGCCGAAGTCCTCGCCCTGTTGAGGGCGCAGGGGGAACGAGTGCTGTGGGTCTCGGGCAACGCCGACCGGGAACTGGTCGAGTACCGCAGGGGAGAACGGTCACAGATCCCCGACCCGATCGCCCCCTACGCCGCCGGCCGGCTCACCGACGAGGACGTGGAGTTCCTCGCCGCGCTCCCCGCCACCCGCACCCTCACCGTCCGCGGCCTGGGCGAGGTCCTCTTCTGCCACGCCACTCCCCGTGACGACGAGGAGGTCGTCCTGGTCGACTCGCGCCCAGCCCGCTGGACGGAGGTCCTCGGGGGCGTCCCCGACACCGTCCGCACGGTCGTCTGCGGCCACACCCACATGCCGTACGTCCGACTCGCCCACGGCCGCCTGGTCGTCAACCCCGGCAGCGTCGGCATGCCGTACGGCCGCCCCGGCGCCCACTGGTGCCTGCTCGGCCCCGGCACCGACCTGCGGGTGACGCCGTACGACATCCCGGGGGCCGTCGAACGCCTTGCGGCGGAGTGCGACTGGCCGGGGATCGCGGAGTGGGCGGACTACTACCTCAACGCGCGGGCGACGGACACCGAGGCGTTGGAGACGTTCGGGGTGCGGGACGGAAGGGCGGGTTCGTAG
- a CDS encoding GNAT family N-acetyltransferase produces the protein METNTRLMEWTLRPAHPDDVEPIAELRAVVMRPDLERLGRFDEHRVRQRFRDAFVERHMSIILAEGRFAGCLALRPGEDGHWLEHFFIAPDLQGHGLGSAVLSGLLARTDADGDLVRLNVLQGSAARRLYERHGFRAESEDAVDVFMVRWPGRAPSHTT, from the coding sequence GTGGAAACGAACACGCGTCTCATGGAATGGACCCTGCGTCCCGCGCACCCCGACGACGTCGAGCCGATAGCCGAACTGCGGGCCGTCGTGATGCGTCCCGACCTGGAGCGGCTGGGCCGGTTCGACGAGCACCGGGTCCGGCAGCGGTTCCGGGACGCCTTCGTCGAGCGGCACATGTCGATCATCCTGGCCGAGGGGCGTTTCGCGGGCTGCCTCGCCCTGCGGCCGGGCGAGGACGGCCACTGGCTGGAGCACTTCTTCATCGCCCCGGACCTCCAGGGCCACGGCCTCGGCTCGGCCGTCCTGAGCGGCCTGCTCGCCCGGACCGACGCGGACGGCGACCTCGTCCGCCTGAACGTCCTCCAGGGCAGCGCGGCGCGGCGGCTGTACGAGCGGCACGGGTTCAGGGCGGAGAGCGAGGACGCGGTGGACGTGTTCATGGTGAGGTGGCCGGGTAGGGCGCCGTCGCACACGACCTGA